TATAGGTTCAGTTTCCAAAGTTGCGACCCATTCGTTGTCTTTTCGTTctgtatggacgcgacccagtcgttcattccatactggctggcaacgttcttatccctttgccagctagccaactacaACTAACTTACATTCgcgtcaaacagtgcagctagaataacaacaaagtagaTACATTTGCATTTACTCAAGCTGTTTTCTCGTGACATTTATTTGAATACATTCATAACAATGAGTTAATGATgtgcgatttcacctggcatagaaaatgtgctctctcatcaggacactgttgttcagaggatcgagccaacaacacagctaacaccaTCACTTCAAatggaagctggaaagactgcaaactatctGCACTTCGTTTTGtttgacctgttttctattgatattTCTTCATATAGAAATACAAATTattctgattcatgattttgactggctgagaaaagctgcctgcctgtctgtcacaTCCCGACTCGCGACTTGTTCATTGCTATGTGACATctggagatcaaatttgaatattgaaacaatgttggagAGAGACCTCaaggtttattttttttattatttcacctttatttaaccaggtaggctagttaagaacaagttctcatttacaactgcgacctggccaagataaagcaaagcagtgtgacacagacaacaacacagagttacacatggagtaaacaataaacaagtcaatgacacagtagaaaaagaaagtctatatacagtgtgtgcaaaaggcatgaggaggtaggcaataaataggccataggagcgaataattacaatttagcagattaacactggagtgataaatgagcatatgatgatgtgcaagtagaaatactggtgtgcaaaagagcagaaaagtaaataaaataaaaacagtatggggatgaggtaggtagattgggtgggcaatttacagatggattatgtacagctgcagcgatcagttagcaGCTCAGGtggctgatgtttaaagttggtgagggaaataaaagtctccaaattcagcgatttttgcaattccttccagtcactggcagcagagaactggaaggaaaggcggccaaatgaggtgttggctttggggatgatcagtgagatatacctgctggaacgtgtgctacgggtgggtgttattatcgtgaccagtgaactgagataaggcagagctttacctagcatagacttatagatgacctggagccagtgggtctggcgacgaatatgtagcgagggccagccgactagagcatacaggtcgcagtggtgggtggtaacagagaacacaggtataaatacactggggataatgctGAAGATAGGCAACAGCAGgatgggggtggagacaagcacaaagacaggtgaaacagatcagggtgtgacacatgcAGTTTCTCAGTGAGGTCAGTTCCTCTCTGCTTACCTTATGTCAAAATAAAAGTCACCCACAAGTTCTTGCTTTTTTTGTGCAGATATGGCGCAAGTAGATCTGAAGCAAGGCATATGTGTCACACTCAAACATCTTTATAATGTAAGACATTAATGGAGGTACTGGTGAGGTAGGAGGATTCCGCTGGTAGGACCTAGAGGATAACTGCTGCtccagttttttatttatttcacctttatttaataactaggcaagtcagttaagaacaaattcttatttacaatgacggcctacaccagccaaacccggacgacgctgggccaattgtgtgcctccCTATGAGATTCCCAAtcaattgtgatacagcctggattcaaaccagagtgtctgtagtgacgcctcaagtactgagatgcggtgccttagaccgctgcgccatttgTTATAAGACGCAGAGTAGACACACTTTGAAAACCAATCCTGTCATAATAGGCTAAACAGACTCATCTTGTACACAATCTTTTATACTTTTTAATGCACACATAGCATATTCACAATCCCAAAGGCAAATGTTCCAAATGTCTCTCTTCAGGCAAATACAATCTGCAATGACTGTGTACGTGATCTTTCAATAAAACATGCTTACACAAGATCTTGTCTAAGAGCATCAAAAATGGATGTATTTTACATTGGGTAGACATAACAGTGGCAAATGTCTTGTTTTATGCAAAACATCTATTAGGTTTTGCTAAATATAAACAGGGTCGGTTCTTGCCTTTTGGGGGCTAATTGCCTTTTGGGGGCTAATTGCtaacagtggagcaggttgaactaacatgatccaagcacaccaagacagtcgtgaagagggcacgacaaaacctactccccctcaggagaatgaaaagatttggcatgggtcatcagatcctcaaaaggttttacagctgcaccatcgagagcctcCTGACGAGTTGCACcagtgcctggtatggcaactgcttggcctccaaccgcaaggcactacagagggtagcgcgtatggcccagtacatcaccggggtcaagcttcctgccatccaggacctctataccaggcggtgtcagaggaaggccctaaaaattgtcaacaactccagccaccctagtcatagattgttctctctgctaccgcacggcaagcggtaccagagtgccaagtctagctccaagaggcttctaaacagcttctacccccaagccataagactcctgaacagctaatcaaatggcaacccggactatttgcattgcccccccccccccccccacgctgctactactactactctgttattatctatgcatagtcactttaataactctacctacatattacctcaattacctcgacaccagtaccctgtgtatatagccccgttattgttatttactgctgctctttaattatttgttattcttatctgatactttttttgttggtattttcttaaaactgcattgctggttaagggcttgtaagaaagcattttactgtaaggtctacagctgttgtattcggcacacatgacaaataaaatgtgatttgatttgagtgactgtcagtgactgacataacagatgattgctgatgcacaaccaaacttCGACTTACacctactgtattctactattctaactcaacagtaaattgagacctCGACTGAGTAAAAAAATCTTTAAAAaacatgttgcagttttaaagaaaGTTTTCTTCAGTTCTACATATTTTGCTATGAAAATGTTACAATTTTAtaaaacatttcatgcaattctactcattttgcaatGAGAGAAATAAATTGCAGTTTCACAGCAAATTTCCAGCAATTCTAccaattttgccatggggtggagatacatttttttctctgtttaaagcaaatttcctccAATTCTACAGGGGGAGGGGGGTGGCCTGAAGGTCAGGGACCCTGGTCAGGGTCGGTATTCAACATGATtattacaagtttagatagctgtcacgtcctgaccagcagatggagctggtgtagtagtttgggggtcaggatgtggcagtctggtgtgtgtcttgtgactcctgatcaggaacagctgggaatcgttgttcctgattgggagtcacatatgtaggagttgtttgtcactggggtttgtggggaattgttctgtgcttagccgtgtgcctagtcagactgttattgtcgtgttattgttttcctgtggatgccttactggagtctattaaagtatgagtattcacagtctcgctgcgccttggtcctcttctctccagtacgacatctttaaggatgagtacaacttattttatgacaaTAGCTGGTTAGAATAATTTATCAACCTGACATAGCTAATTGAGTGACCGTCAGTAACCATGTTTCAATCCAGTTTTCAAGCGAATCTTATCATATAAAAAATtatcacgacagctgtgatggaaaaggGAAGTTTCGGTGTAATTTAATGCCGACacaatttgttcgttcgacatagtgggatctttttgtgtctgtaaaatgtattatacGGGAAATGTCAATGGAACACCTTTATgcccaaatattgatataataaccatcatatcgaagtaaatttggagtcacgctcccactacgactctggaaactatgcagtttattaggctacagatgacatTAGTtaagatgaacttcacagggtggtaaagtgcaaggtgatgagcttgacgcTGCTTTCCATTAAATATCGAGGGTCTAATTCTGGTGATacgatgatcgatgcttggctgccgtttgacaaatacaaatattctcactcttatccataataatcttatTATGTAGACTATActagatatatatatagtatagtatttctATAGTATCTTAttacattaaataaaaaataaatatcttatTGTTCGTCTATTACTGTCATGTATTTGTACGTTTAatgtggatcccaggaagagtagctgctgcaggctaaactagaaaaccctcacagcctacccgcactgtagctggatcccaggaagagtagctgctgcaggctaaactagaaaaccctcacagcctacccgcactgtagctggatcccaggaagagtagctgctgcaggctaaactagaaaaccctcacagcctacccgcactgtagctggatcccaggaagagtagctgctgcaggctaaactagaaaaccctcacagcctacccgcactgtaGCTGCGAGCTGTTGGTCAGAGCGCATGTCTCAAGACCAAAGCAGGCACATTCGCTATTTaatgcaacagtttttgtgacaaacctatcggtagagttgaaaatgctatGGAAACAAAACGTTTcattcggtacatgaaaacttaagcgagaaggtacattttgtgtgcacgaCGTCATCACACACTGATTTGTATCCGTCCATTTAGTGGAAATACACCCCTGGTGGGAAAATGAGCATATTTTATTTATGCAGATTCTAGAATATTTGGATGGAAACATAGCTAGTGACTGACATAATAGAAAAATTGTTGATGCACAACCAAACTTCGAACTTGCACCTTGTgaattctaactctcaacagtaaattgACAGCTGGACTGAGTTTTTGCTGCTTATGCCTGGAGCCGCCCTGAATATAAATCTAGTCATTTTAAATGAAAATCAGTGTCCCCACCCCCTCCACACTACCAAGAAAATGTGGAATCATAAATTGTAAATCAAAGACATTTATACATACTCTATAACTGACAGGGAACATTACCAGACAACATCTCATTGAATTACTCAAGGCTGCATTATGACAGTCTCTGGTCAGCCATACTGCCAGCCAGTACCAGTAGATCTAATCATGTTTGCCAATAAAAACATCTCAGCAAGGCCTCATTGCACTGTGTTACTGTCtatattaaataaaaacaatgaagTTATCATACTGTATGACAGTAATGAAgaactgacccagctaaacattCAACTATAGACATTAGTAACACTAGACATCTTATACCAGATTTCTAAAACAATCATGAGATACACTTGCAGGCACTTTCATACAACATTggggcccccccccccaaaaaaaacaatcaTTATGTAAATATATTTCACATTTGCAAAGTTCATCACCCTCACCAGCATCATCTCAGTCTTGGTCATTGTTTTTATGGAATTAACTTTAAAAAGTGTTGGTGCATTCTGCAGAATGTCTGAGTATACTGTATGACGtacattttgtaagtcgctctggataagagcgtctgctaaatgacttaaatgtaaatgtaaaatgtacatctCTGTATTTGACGGACACCAAAAACAGGCTATTCACCACTACAGAATTAGTAGAATgagtagcaattaaacactgagtTCTAATTCTATGGTCACAACAATTATGGTTACTACATatagggtgtgttcgtaaattcactttggctatctactccgatttcagagcactctggtCTGAGTGTGCCATAGaacagaataactgacgaatttacgaacgcacccataATAGCGTTCTACCATAAAGATATCTCTGAATATAACAATCTATAAGGCATTTTGATGTAATAGCACTCAGGTATGTAAAGCAGCTAAAACATTTCAGACCTGCATTAAACCTGGACAATAAGACTCATATGACCCGTGAACAAACAGACATCTCTGTTATACTGCTATTAGGGGAAAACGATGGTCTCTACCAGACCCTTTTCCCTGGGTAATACCTTTTCCTGTTAAATGTACACCGTGGCCCTTGGAGTTAAAAACCTCTGTTCCTCCTCTGTCATTTCAAGTGTTTTCTGTTGATCTACATCCCATTATTTGGGGTTTTATAAGTATCATTTCATTTTTGATTAAGTCAAGTATGTTAACGTACAACATAAGATGATAATAATAGCCATAGGTGAACTGAAGCACCGTCCGTCTACGACACTTCTCTGGAATGACACAGTGTTCCCATATTTCACTCACAGTGGCCCAATCCCTCACCCTACCCCCTGTGCCCTTGGAATGACACAGCGTTCCCATATTTCACTCACAGTGGCCCAatccctcaccctaacccctGTGCCCTTGCTAAATCCCACTTGCGGATTTTAAGAAGATCAAAGACAGTAGGTATAAACAATATGATAGTAGTGTCCCCAATAGGATCCTATAGCACCCTAGGTGAAGTGCACTCAACTATCAAAGTAAACAAGGGTATGGGACAGAACAACTTTCTGGAATGAAATACAGAGAGTCATGTCAGATCTGTGAGGAGGTTGCTAGTCATGGATAACCTAAGGAAAAGGCAAAAGGATTGGGTTTGGAATCAGGCCATAGTTATGATGTCAACGGGCCTTCCGGGCCATTCCCTGCTCCGCTGGTCGTCACAGAAATGTGGTCTTAGTCCGTCTTCCAGACTTTGTTGAGGACCTTCACCACCTCCTCATAGATGATGAAGACGATAGCTACATCCATACACACCCTGCCCAGCCTGGGGACTGTACCCTTATAGaacctggggagagagggaggaaataaTGAAGGAAGGTAGGAGGTGAAGGGCAGACACAGGGTCAATACCATTATCGGTCTGATAAAAATAGATGAAAATGAGACAGAAGGTCACACAGTTAGTGTGTACAGAGATACTTACGCTTTAGGTCCCTCATGCTTCATGATCTTGACGGCACAGTCCAGGGTGCTTTTGTACTTGTGAGCCTCCAGACCCtgttagaggagagacagacggggTTTACTtaacaatatgatacaatacatgTATAGAGAAAGATCTACAATTCACTGCATGTGACCAGGTCATTGATCATGGCAGTGTCTACCTGCATCCTGGTTTTGATGACATCCAGAGGAGTGTTTCCAAACACACTGACAGCTCCAGCGAAGGCTCCGAATGCTCCCGTGACCAGAGGGTTAATGACCTTGTTAGGGTCATCACCTAggaaacagggagagacagagcagtggatacacacacaggtaaacaacacacacatacacacgggaGACAAGGATTCAAACTAAGTCGGTCACACACACCTTTGTACCAGTTCCTTAGAGAGGTCATAACGTAGAAGCGGATGGCCTGGTTGGATCCCTGTTTCAGTACCGTGGCTGTCAGACCCTGGTACGTCCCCCTCAGGCCtggaagagacagacagcacaacACCATAACACATCAACACAGAGTCAATAACCATCCCACAACCTTCCGTCCAATTACCATAAAATAACAATCCAACGGTCATTTCAGTTATGGTGAGACCAGAGCAAATAACTGTCCAGCAGATGGCAGGAACTACTCCCTCTTCCCTTCACTAGTCTCTTTCAACCAGGGGAGAATGACtcccctctcattgaagccaaAAAATGCAGTTGTTTAGAAAGAGTGCAAGGGCGAATTGAGTTACTGCACTTCACAGAGTAGACGTTCCctaatggaaatatgcaaatacatgctagaacgcaccaataggatctcgctagctcgtgcttggctctgcacccctccttgcttgttctgcccactatgactaatttgttcccattggaaacgacaggctgtggtgtATCTTGGATTAGTTATAAATATTGgcggtactgcaggcattgttagcagaaaacaggatccccctGTTAGGTGAATGGAAAAATGTCAATCATTGTGTTACCTTCAGTTCTGATGATCTCCCTGACTCCATGGAAAAATCCCCGGTACTTTGGGTTGGCTGACGACTGGTCATGGATGAACTTTACCTGAAATGACACAAGTGGACGACACGGATTCAAATTATATGCAGATCTTTATTGACATCGACACCAACACATGCAAATAACTGTTTAAGATTTCCTAAAACATTTTAAGACACACATACCTTGACCGTCTCCATGGGGCAGACCACCACCACAGCCTCAGCCATTCCTGCCCCCAGACCACAGAAAAGACCCCGGGTACTGTCCAGCTTCCCATTCTCATCGCGCATCTTATTACTGAGGAACTCAAACATACCAAACCTGATAGAGAGAGCGGTTGTCAGGGACATAGAAAACATTtacagagacagataaacagtgtgtggtgtagtgtggtgtggttgaatgtgtgtgtgttgtacctgaCAGCTGCTTTGGGTATGGAGCCATAGAGCAGTGAGCTGAGCCCTCTGTACAGACCCCTCACCCCATGACCGTCTACCGTCTGCTTCACACAGTCAACtacagggagggacagagagaatcaGGGTGAGAAACGACAAACATACACAGTCAACTGCAGATATTTCAACTCAGCTTGAGGTATTTTGTGCACGTTACATGTGGAACATTCAATAGTATTAACAAAAAGTAATGCATGGATATAGGAAAGTGTTAGTGACAGTCATGGTGCTTGCATCTACATAGGTTGGCATTTGTTGTCATGACTCgtgtactggaggcagctctgcagagtggtcactacctggcacagccacaaagtcagcaAATCTGATTTtatcccgagtggtgcagcggtctaaaacaatgcatctcagtgctagacgcttcactacagaccctggttcgattccaggctgtatcacaaccggccgtgagtgGGATtccccatagggcgacgcacaattgtatcagcttcgtccgggttagggtttgatcggggtaggccgtcattgtaaataagaatttgttcttaactgacttgcctaattaaataaaatacCTTTTTTAAAAAAGATGGTtttaccacactgctaacctaaccttaaattaaaaccaaaaagcAACCTTCCGTCAAAAAAAGCAACCTTCATAAATGTTTACAATTTAGACAATCTTAACTTTGAAGCCGGCCCATCTAGCAGAAGCCGATCAGTTCTGCCTTCAGGGTAaaactcatgacaataaacatcaacTTGCAGCTTCTACAGTTAACAGTTCATGAGTATGAACTCAGAACTGACAAACAAACATGTTGCTCCAGAGCGACTCCAGGCCAAAGTCCACtgactctaaacacacacacacacacacacacacacacacacacacccacacacacctcagGAAAGTGTAGACCCATTTAGTACAGATCCCTGGCTCAAGGCTTTTCATTTATCTGCCATGTAAGGTCTACTGCAAACAGCTCTCTCTGTTTCAATGTGTGCCAATGATGGACTGTTACTGCTATTACTGGTAACAATATAGGAAATCATGTAAAAGTAACAAAATAATTCCCTTTCCTGTTTGGGAGAAACTGTTGGAACAGATACCCACCAATGCCTTTATATCTGGGAGGGTTGGCCTTCTCATCCAGCTGCAGCTGAGTCTTCACATACTCTGTAGGGAATGTAATACAGATCTCTATTCCTCCAGCAAtaccacctagagagagagggagagacagagaaagtgtgTTAGGGTTGGGCTGATCACTATACCCTCTGCTCAATCTGAAACAGACACAAGTTCTCAGTTAAAGGTACAGTGCCTCCcaaaaagtattcatatcccttgacttattccacattgtgttacagcctgaattcaaaattgattaaatcaaataaaattctcacccatctacaaacaccccataataacaaagtgaaaacatgtttttagacatttttgtaaatgtattttaaatgaaatagagaaatatttaatttacataagtattcacacccccgagtcaatactttgtagaagcacctttggcagcgattacagctgtctttctgggtaagtctcgaagagctttccacacctggattgcgcaacatttggccattattcttttcaaaattcttcaagctctgtcaaactggttgttgatcattgcaagacaacaattttcaggtcttgccagaGTTTTTACTTGAAAATCTaactagaccactcaggaacattcactgtcttcttggtaagaaaaTCCAGTATAgagttggccttgtgttttaggttattgttctgctgaaaggtgaattcaactCACAGTGtccggtggaaagcagactgaaccagcttTTCCTCTAGGATTATCCCTGCGCTTTGCTCCATTCAGttaattttttatcctgaaaaactcctcagtccttaacgattacaagcatagccATATcacgatgcagccaccactatgcttgaaaatattgagAGTAGTATTCAGTAATTTGTTGTATTGGatttaacactttgtattcagggtaaaagtgaattgctttgcctcattttctgcagttttactttagtgccttgttgcaaacaggatgcatgttttggaatattttttattctgtaaaggctttatctcttttcactctgtcaattaggtcagtattgtggagtaagtaTCATGttcttgatccatcctcagttttctcctattacagccattaaactttgtaactattttaaagtcaccattggactcatagtgaaatccctgagcagttttccttcctctccggcaactgagttaggaaggacgcctgtatctttgtagtgactgagtgtattgatacaccatccaaagtgtaattaataacttcaccatactaAAAAGGGTATTCAATGTTTTTTATtaatccatctaccaataggtgcccttcttagcAAGGCATTGCAAAActtccttggtctttgtggttgaatctgtgtttgaaatacactgctcaactgagggaccttacagatagacAATTGTATGcgtgtggtacagagatgaggtagtcaatcaaaaatcatgttaaacactattattgcacacagagtgagtccatgcaacttattatgtgacttgttaagatactttccccccccccacaaacTTAAGGCTTGAcacaacaaaggggttgaatacttactgactctagacatttcagcttttcgttTTTTATTCAATTTCAAAAAACATTATTCTACTatgacattattgggtattgtgtgtaggccagtgacaaaaaaaaatctatatttaatctattttaaattcaggctgtaacaacaaaaggtggaaaaagtcaaggggtgtgaatactttctgaaagcactgtagatGGTTCTTCTCTGCTAGCTGAATGGATGTCATCCTTTTATGTATAGCATGTGTTATTACTGCATTCACAAATAAAATATGTAACAATATTCTAAAGAATCAAAGTGTTTCAATAACTTAACCATTTTAAAAGATCAACAGTGTAGGAGGACTTCTCTCTGTAACTGTAGTTTTATTGGTAACCTCATGGTTCCACCTTAACAGCAGTAGCTCCACACATCTGCAGTTGAACAGCAAACAGAAAGAAGGTCTCTGATTGGTTAAACTGGGATTCTGCCCACAGGATACTCCCCTCTgtgctgttcctgatcagtgggGGTGTGActagtcgtcactagttaccacagccacggTCATAAacctgcctatttctacaatgtagTCAGtttaaatgtgattttaaacctaacaataaccttaaccacactgctaaccttatgtctaagcctaaccttaaattaagaccaaaaaatcTCACTTTTGTTTTCATTGATTTTTACGATAaatccaattttgactttgtggctgtggtaaccggtgttctccactggaacagagAAAGTAGTACACACATAGGGTGCGTTCCTCTGCCCGGGCGTTAGTgacgcatgccagatcttacaacgcctggataggtattttacatatcagctaaccacatcatgctgtatgttatagcaatctggtgcccACGGCACAGTCAATGATGTGGCACACAACCAGCAACAGCGctttttcaacctcaggaggctgaagaaactcGGCTTTGc
The DNA window shown above is from Salmo salar chromosome ssa13, Ssal_v3.1, whole genome shotgun sequence and carries:
- the LOC106568272 gene encoding tricarboxylate transport protein B, mitochondrial isoform X1 is translated as MMTQHKSTHTHARTHARTHTHTAHVQLDYNILSPDQIRPGPGSHAEGGIAGGIEICITFPTEYVKTQLQLDEKANPPRYKGIVDCVKQTVDGHGVRGLYRGLSSLLYGSIPKAAVRFGMFEFLSNKMRDENGKLDSTRGLFCGLGAGMAEAVVVVCPMETVKVKFIHDQSSANPKYRGFFHGVREIIRTEGLRGTYQGLTATVLKQGSNQAIRFYVMTSLRNWYKGDDPNKVINPLVTGAFGAFAGAVSVFGNTPLDVIKTRMQGLEAHKYKSTLDCAVKIMKHEGPKAFYKGTVPRLGRVCMDVAIVFIIYEEVVKVLNKVWKTD
- the LOC106568272 gene encoding tricarboxylate transport protein B, mitochondrial isoform X2, whose product is MSGNPTFVSPFHRPRCLAAAAPAGKAKLTHPGKAILAGGIAGGIEICITFPTEYVKTQLQLDEKANPPRYKGIVDCVKQTVDGHGVRGLYRGLSSLLYGSIPKAAVRFGMFEFLSNKMRDENGKLDSTRGLFCGLGAGMAEAVVVVCPMETVKVKFIHDQSSANPKYRGFFHGVREIIRTEGLRGTYQGLTATVLKQGSNQAIRFYVMTSLRNWYKGDDPNKVINPLVTGAFGAFAGAVSVFGNTPLDVIKTRMQGLEAHKYKSTLDCAVKIMKHEGPKAFYKGTVPRLGRVCMDVAIVFIIYEEVVKVLNKVWKTD